Proteins found in one Lagopus muta isolate bLagMut1 chromosome 18, bLagMut1 primary, whole genome shotgun sequence genomic segment:
- the LOC125702337 gene encoding nucleoside diphosphate kinase: protein MAANCERTFIAIKPDGVQRGLVGEIIKRFEQKGFRLVAMKLVHASEDLLKQHYIDLKDRPFYPGLVKYMNSGPVVAMVWEGLNVVKTGRVMLGETNPADSKPGTIRGDFCIQVGRNIIHGSDSVESAQKEINLWFKPAELIDYRSCAHDWIYE, encoded by the exons ATGGCTGCCAACTGCGAGCGCACCTTCATCGCCATCAAGCCCGACGGCGTGCAGCGGGGGCTGGTGGGAGAAATCATCAAGCGCTTCGAGCAGAAGGGCTTCCGCCTGGTGGCAATGAAGCTCGTGCAC GCCTCTGAGGACCTTCTCAAGCAGCATTACATCGACCTGAAGGATCGGCCCTTCTACCCCGGCCTGGTGAAGTACATGAACTCCGGCCCCGTTGTGGCCATG GTGTGGGAGGGGCTCAATGTGGTTAAAACAGGCAGAGTGATGCTGGGGGAAACCAACCCTGCGGACTCGAAGCCCGGCACCATCCGTGGGGATTTCTGCATCCAAGTGGGAAG AAACATCATCCATGGCAGCGACTCTGTAGAAAGTGCCCAGAAGGAGATCAACCTTTGGTTTAAACCAGCGGAGCTCATCGACTACAGATCGTGTGCACATGACTGGATCTATGAGTGA
- the LOC125702338 gene encoding nucleoside diphosphate kinase-like has protein sequence MASISERTFIAIKPDGVQRGLVGEIIRRFEQKGFKLVAMKLTHASEDLLREHYIDLKDRPFYDGLVHYMHSGPVVAMVWEGLNVIKTGRVMLGETNPMDSKPGTIRGDLCVQVGRNIIHGSDSLESAEAEINLWFTPEELVDYRSCAHEWIYE, from the exons ATGGCTTCCATCTCAGAGCGCACCTTCATTGCCATCAAGCCTGACGGCGTGCAGCGGGGGCTGGTGGGAGAAATCATCCGGCGCTTTGAGCAGAAGGGTTTCAAGCTGGTGGCCATGAAGCTGACACAT gcCTCTGAGGACCTTCTGAGGGAGCACTACATCGACCTCAAGGACCGCCCGTTCTATGACGGCCTGGTGCACTACATGCACTCCGGGCCTGTTGTAGCTATG gtgTGGGAGGGTCTTAATGTGATTAAGACTGGAAGAGTGATGCTGGGGGAAACTAATCCCATGGATTCCAAGCCCGGCACTATTCGTGGCGACCTCTGTGTGCAAGTCGGAAG GAACATCATCCATGGGAGCGATTCTCTAGAAAGCGCCGAGGCAGAGATCAACCTGTGGTTCACTCCTGAAGAACTGGTTGACTACAGGAGCTGCGCTCACGAATGGATCTATGAGTAG